Within Bradymonas sediminis, the genomic segment CGCCCCTTTTTTTATGGACAATCAGACCGTGCAAGACGCTATCAAGAAAACCACCGACGACCCGACTGACGCTGAACTCTACGCACTCATCGGCCAATTATTATTGGTCGGATTTGAGGGCGCCGACACCGACCCCCCGCCGGCCATCGCCGACGCGCTGGCGCGCGGCGATATCGGCGGGACCATCTTATTTCGGCGAAATATCACCTCGGTTGAGCAGGTCTCGGCGCTCAATACGCGCATCCATCAATTGAGCGAAAACGCGGTCGCTGCGCCGTTTGTGGCGGTGGACCAGGAGGGCGGGCGCGTGGTGCGCCTCAAAGATCCGCTCACGCCGATTCCGCCGATGCGCGCCGTCGGCGATATGGCAGATCTGCGGCTCACCGCCGATGTCTCCGAGGTCATCGCCACCGAAATCGCGGCGCTCGGGTTTAACCTGAACTTCGCGCCGGTGCTCGACGTCGACACCAACCCGGAGAACCCGATCATCGGCGACCGCGCGTTCTCCAACGACCCGGCCATCGTCACTCGCACCGCCGGCGCGTTTTTGATCGGCCATCATATCGCCCAGGTGATCCCCTGCGGAAAGCATTTCCCCGGCCACGGTGACACCCTGGTCGACAGCCATATCGCCCTGCCCGTTTTGGAGCATGACCGCGCGCGCCTGGACGCGGTTGAGCTGCAACCATTTCGCCGCATGGCCAGCGCCAATATTCCGATGTTGATGACCGCGCATATGATGGTCCCCTGCCTCGACCCGGAACACCCGTCCACCCTGAGCCGCGCCACGATTCGCGGCCTCTTGCGCGATGAGCTCGGCTATGAGGGGGTCGTCATCACCGACGACCTCGAGATGGCGGCGGTCGCCGCGCATTATGAGATTGAGGAGATGGTCGAGCTGGGGCTCCGAGCGGGCATCGATATCTTCCTCATCTGTCGCAGCGAGGATATCTGGCAGCGCGCGCGCAAACATCTCTTCGCGCTGGCGCGCAATAATTTCGATGACCTTATTCGGGTGCAGCGCGCCGCCGAGCGGGTGCTCGCCCTCAAGGAAAGCCTGCTGGGGCCGAAGCGGCGTCCCTGGACGCCCTACCCCGGCTGGCAAAAGCTGCTGGGCTGCGAGGAGCACCGAGAGACGATGGCGCGCATCGAGCAGCAGGCCAGCGGGCCGAGCGAAGACCCGACCGAGCTCGACGCATAACCTCCGCCGCGACACAAAAAAAATGCCCCGCGAGACACCAGGTCTCGCGGGGCATTTTTAGACGCATATTCATCATCCAGATACGAATTCAACAAATCGCGTCAGGTAAGTCTGCTACACCTCAGCGGACTCAGGGACTCGGCAGCACCGTTCCCGCGGGCACCGTGGTCATGACCGTCACAGGGTCGACCAGGCATTCCTTTTTGCCCGGGTAGTACAGACCAACGGTCGTCGCCCCTACCGTCTCGCCCAGACCCAGGGCGTAGTTGCGGTCGATATCGTTGCCGTAGGGGAAGGTGAGGTCACCCATTCCCGAGGCCAACGGAGACGCCGCGTCGAATTTGACGATATAGCGTTTCCCCTGGTTTTGGTCGGTCAAATAGCCACAGGTATAGGTGCCGTTGGGGTTGTCATTGGTCGCGGTATCGTCGAAGCCCATGAAGCTGAAGGTCTCCATATTATACCAGTTGGGCGGCTGAAGATCCTGGTTCTGGTTGGCATCATCGCCCGAGATAATTACGCCACCGCCCAACTCGCGGAACTTCGTCAGGGTTCGGTAGGTCTTTTTGTTATTGATCGGATATCCGGGGTTCACGAACCAGATGACCGAATAGCTGATCGTCTGGTAGCGCTTCAAACCACCGACGGGCTCGTCAATCAGGTCTACCTGCGTGAAGCCAGCGGCTTCCAGGCGCGCCTTGATATACTCATCTTCATAGGGGTCTTCGTTATTGACCGTGTCACGCACGACCAGGATGCGCGGGTCCGGGTCGCCCAATAGATTCGGGTTGACGTAATCGACCGCATTCTTGGCCAATTTGGTAGCCTGTGACTTCTTCATGCCCATCGAATCGTCGGTCTTCAACTTGCCATCGACCACGCACAGGTCAGCGCCCAGGGTCACCCCGATAAAAGCCATGCCGGCCGGGGTACAATCGGCGAGCGCATGGGTCTTGAATTTAATCGACGCCTGGGATTCGGAGGCGTCAAAATCAACGCCGGTTTGCTCGGGCAGAATATCCTCGATGGGGGTCAGGCACCAATTCTCCCAGGCGAGGTCTCGCACCGTTACCTTATAGCCAAGGCTCTTGGCGCGACGGCTCGGAATGACCACACATTCGGTCACCTCACCGGTCTCCGGGTCGGTCGTATTGCTGATCACTTCCGGCTCGAAGCACTCCCCTTCTCTGCCTTCCCAGGTAAACTCGAGCGGGTCTCCGTCGGGGTCGCTGGCCGTCGCACATGCCACCACGCCGGCGCCGGCGCACATGAATTTGTCGATCTCCAGGCTGATCTCGGGCGGATGGTTGAGCGTACCGATGACGTCGAGCGCGGTCCTGGCAACCCCACGACATTGGCTGATCAGGAGAAACTCATTGAACGTGTCGTCGTAGACCGTCTCGTTATAGAGCGTGGCGGTCGCGCAATCGAGCGAATCATCGCCGTCACCGGTGATCGGGGTCGCCTCAATGTCGTAGCAACCCGGCGCCACCGTGAAGAAGTGGTCGGAGAAATGGTGGGAGGAATCCGGGTCATACGGTTTTTTCTCAAAGGTCGAGTTATCCCCCGGCAGGTTCACCTGCTCCAGGCTCTCCTCGGCGCTCATCGCCGGGTCCCCGGTGGGCAGCCCCGTATCACAATCCACCGGGGTCGCGGTGAAGCGGAATCCGGCCACGTCCGACCCGCCAATCAGGTCGATGTTGAGCGCCATCCCCGCGGTCTCCACGCCCGGGCCCACATCCCCGTCACCGGTGTCCCCACATGCACCCAGGCTCAGCGCCATACCAACAGACAGACAAGTCGAAATAATTCGTTTGCGATTCACGTGCATCTCCTTTCATTATGCGCCGCCGGCGTTCGCACACGCGCCCCCCGACCCGCAAATATTGAAACTCGAAACTTCATCCAAAAAGTACGGCTCTCGCATTCACGCGTTCATTCACACGTCTACTCACGACTGCGCCCGGACGCCCCCAGGGTCGCGGACATTTGCTCCCCGCAGATCGGCGCAACGACGCGCTGCTCCGGGGCCTTGGAAATGGCACGGGAATTCCCGTGACGATGCGCAAGACATAGCGCTGCGTCGCCTCTGGGCAAGTCCCCCCTGCCTGGTCGATTGGAGTTTTCTCTACAAAGCGCTGAACGGGCTGCCTGGGAATCTCATCCGCAAAAGCGACTGCGCCCGTCCATGCTGCACTTAGAATCGTGCGCACATCCCTGAGACTGAGAAGGCGTTGAAGCAAATAAAGTTACGACACCCGCCAGCGAGCATTGCTGAGCACTTCTTTAAGCGCCGCTCGGGCGGGTGCCGAAACGCTTAACTATTCCCGTCGCCCCATTTAAATTGCAATTCGAGCTCTTCCAGCCCGCCTTCGGCCTCATGCTCAACCGAAAGTTCTGCGTCGGCGGGAACCGTCAAGCGATGCCCCTCGACCTGAATCCGGAAGGACTCCCCTTGCTCCACGGCGTCGGCGATGCGGCGCAGGGTCGTGGCGAAATACTCTCGATTGGTGATCTTCTCGACATCACGTTGCATAGTTTCTCCTGGCTAGGGTTTTGATCAGGCCCTTCGGCTGGACCTGGGTAAATAACGCGCCCGACCACCCTCAGGTGATCTTATTCAGACGCGGGTCTTGCGGGCCATCGATGGCCTGAACATCGACATCATGGTCCTTCAGATATTGAATTCCGTTGGCCCCGGCGTATCCACCGCCGACCACCAGAACCCGGCGAATCCCCGCGTGATGAATCAACTTCGCGCACATCATACACGGCTCACCGGTCACCACCAGCCACGCGCCGCGCGTCGGCACGCCCGAGGCGGCGCAATTGCAGATCACGTTCATCTCGGCATGGTGGCAGCCGATCTCCATGCGCGTGCCGGACTCCACGTCCTGTGCGTCGCGCAAACACACATCCCCGCCGCATAGCTCTCCGCCGCCGCGCGGCCCCCCGTTATAGCCGTCCATCAGCACGACGTTTCGCTCCGGGTCGAGCAGCAGCGCGCCAAATTTGCGCCGCGGACAATTCGACGCCTGCGACAGCGCCAGACACTGCTGGATCCTAATTCGAATATGTTTTTCTTTCATAATCTCAGACTACTCTTGGACGCGTGGGCGTCGGGGGTTACTCCGATGCGCTCTCGCCCGCGCGCTCCGGGTGAAGCCGGGCGATCAGTCGCTCACCGGTGGTGGTGATTTCGTCGTGCAAATAGCGGCAGCGCGGCTCGGCGCGCTCCAGATACCGCTCCAAAAGCCCGGCGCGCTCCGGGTATTCAAGCTGCTGCGCGTAGAGCAATTCGCATATATTAAGGTCGATTAGCAAGCGGGACAAGCGCTCGGCGTGGAGCATCGCGTAGGCAAAATCATGCTTGGGATCCCACTCTTTGGTGAGCTCCTGGGGCCAGTCGAAGATTGGTACATTCGAGAGTGACTTGAATTTGTCGACCGCCGTCTTGGTGACCAGATATTGCTGTGCCCCGAGCGCCAGGCTCTCCAATTTCGCCACGCGCCGGGCGAGCGGGTCGCGCTCCGACACGCTCTTCCAGCGCGCCTGGGCGACGCGCTTCACGAAGGCCTGCGGATTCTTCATGATGGAGCTCATCGAGTCCTTCATCGCCATCAGCGCCTGAATCTGGCTGGTGCCCTCGTAGATCGGCATCACCATCGCGTCGCGCAACAACTTCTCGGCGCCGTACTCGCTGGTATATCCAACGCCGCCGAGGATCTGGATGGCCATCTGCGACATCTCAACGGCCTTCTCGGCGGCCTGGTATTTCAGCAGCGGCGTGAGCAGGCGCGCCTTCCACTGATGCTCTTTATAGAGCTTAAGTGCGCGCTCACTCTCCTGGGCGTCCGTGGTCGCCGCGGCCATAATCTTATATTTTTGGGCGAGCTCCTCGTGATAGGCCGCCTCGACCGCCATGGCGCGAATGCCGATAATATCGATCGACATCTGGTCGAGGTATTCGGCGATCATCTCGTGGCGGTCGATGGTTTTCCCCATGCTCTCGCGCTCCGCCGCGTAGTCGCGCGCCATGCGATAGGCCGCCTCGCAGAGCCCCAGCGACTCAAACCCGATGCCGATGCGTGCGTTATTCATCAACAGCAGCATCTGGCGAAACCCGTCGCCGCGCTCGCCGAGCAGATAGGCCGGCGCGTTGTCGAAATGCACCTCGCAGGTCGCCGACAGGTGATGCCCGAGCTTCTCCTCGATGCGCTCCACCGTGGCCACGCGCACGCGATTGCCATCGGCGTCCTCGGTCCAGGCCGGCACCAAAAAGGTCGACAGCGACTTAAGACCGGTCTTCTCCTCATCGTCGAACTCGGTCCTCGCGATGACGATATGGTATTTGCCATGCCCCGAGGTGATGAAGATCTTGGACCCGCTCACCCGCCACACGCCGTCTTCGTCGAGCTCCGCCTTCGCCCGAAGCGCCGCCATATCGCTGCCGGCGTCGGGCTCGGTGATGTCCATCGAGCCCCAATTTGCGCCGCTCATAATATCGGTGATCTCATCGCCAAAGCGGGTGCTCGTGATATGGCCGGTCTGCGGGTCAAACTCCGTGCTGCCCTCGGCGATGGACGTCACCAGCAGGACCATCGCGATGCCACAATGAAACCCGTGGTGCGCGCTGATGGAGACATCGGCCCGGGCCATCATGCCGATCTGAAACATATAGATCAGCAGCGGCGTGTTCATGCCGCCGAGCTCACGCGGCACGCAAATCCCGTGGATCCCGAGTTCTCCGATCTGTTCAAAAATCGAGTCGAATTTAGCCGGGAAGAAAACCTCTCCGTCCTCATAGCGCGGACCTTCGCGCTCCATCTCGGCGATATGCGGGTCGATCTCATCGCCGATAAACCCGCCGAGCAGCTCCAGAATCTCCTGATAAAACTCCACCGCCTCGCCGCTGTCCTTGAACCCGTCTTCATAGTTGAAGTCATGCTCGGTCAGGCGCACCAGAGGCTCCCAGTCGATCCATTTTTCGACGTAGAACCGAAGATCTTCGTTGTCGTTATAAAAATTTGCCATCGTTTTTCCTTTAGGTGTCTCTGGATGCCTCGTGGCACTCGAATATATGTCGGCAAAAAAATAAAAAGACGCGCTCGATTCCGCTCCCCGGGATAGAAGCCAAGCCCCCTGCTGACAAACGCATCGAAGCGTCGCTGATAATAGGCTGCCTACCAGTTGGTCGACGCCGCCGCAATATACGAGGGCGCAGCCCCGAGCGCCGCACAGATCGTGGCCCCCCCCCCGCGTCAAACGCGCCGCGGGGCTATGGCCCTGGGCGCCCCCGAAAACAAAAACTCGGGCTCTTCCCAAAAGGAAGAAGCCCGAGTTGATTGTTTTTTTAAGCAGCGCGGCGCCACCGAGGACGCCGGATTTCTGGCATTAGGCGCTGGCGAATTGGGGCATCAGCGCGTGGTTTTCCAGATGCACGTGGGTGAAGGTGTCGCCTTCGAGCGCCTCGAGTTCACGGAATAGAGTGCGGTAGCTGGTGCAAGCCCAATCGGGCATCGAATAGTCGGAGCTTAGCGCGCGCAATTTCTCGAGCATCGCGCCGACGGCGAGGTGGTCTTCGTCCATATTGTCGAATTCTTCGGCGAGGACGTCCGGGTCGGGGGATTTGCTCATGAGCGCCGGGAAGAGGATCTGCTCCTCTTCGTCGAGATGCTCAAGGAAGGACGCCGCCAGCGCTTCGAAGACCTCATGCATCTCGATCAGGCGCGGGTCGTTCTCGCCGTGAACCCGGGCGACCTTCGCGGAGAGCTCCCCGATGAAGGGCAGCGAGTCACGCAGCGGCTTGTGGTGGGTGGAGATAATATGGGCGATGAGCGCGGTCGCCGGCAATTTACTGGGGTCATCGGCGCGCTTGCCCTCGCGGGTCTCGATGGCCTGGCTGAGGTCGCCGATAAGGGTATCGTAGTCAATTCCGTATTCGGCGGCGGCGTCGATGATGCTGATATTACCTTTGCAGCAGAAGTCGATATGATATTTTTTGAAGACCGGTCCGCACTCGGAGAAGTCCAGGACGAGGCTGGCGACGGTCTGCTGGGGGTCAAATGGGGTAGTTCGGCTCATTTTCGAGACTCCAATAGGGTGGATTTATTTCAGGGATAACCCCTGGCATTCTTGAGAACTTAGCGATGCGCTCACGGCGCGGCGCGCTCGACGATAGCCATAGCACGTTATATGCCAACCGTGGCGCGTCGCCCGCAGCTTCGGCCGAGACGACGGCCTGCACGCGCCCCGGTGGGGCTTGGGTCCTCTCCTTGTCGGCAAGAAATCCTAGTCTCCGCTAGAGAGCTAAAGAGAACCCGGCCTCAAATACCATACAAAAAAGTAAAATATCGGCAAAAATAATGCGCCAATCGCGGACGATATGCATTATTTTCGCCGATATTTTAGGAATATTGGAATCCCAAGCCGCGCCCGAACACCCGGGCGCGGCTGGAGATTAGCCCTCGAGTGTCGCGTCGAGCGAAATCTTAACGCCGCTGAGCGCCTTCGATACCGGGCAATGCGCGCGGGCGTTCTCGGCGATCTGTTGGAATTCGGCGTCCTCGATGCCGGGAATCACCGCGCTACAATTGAGCGCGATGGTGGGAATGGAGATATCGCCGCCGGCATTCTTAATCGCGACCTCCGCGACGGTCTCAATCTTGGTTGGGTTATAGCCCTTCTCGGTGAGCATGAGGCTAAAAGCCATCGAGAAACACCCCGCGGATGCCGCTCCGAGGAGTTCTTCGGGGTTGGTCCCCGTGCCGTCTTCGAATCGGGTGGCGAAGGAGTATTTCCCGTCAACCGCCCCGCTTTCGGTCTTCATCGTCCCGCTACCATCCTTGATCGTCCCCTTCCAGATTGCTGTTGCTTTTCGTGTTGGCATCGATGCCCTCCGCGTAATTTCACCAATAAGTGAGTTTGTGGCGATTGCCCGACAATGGGTGAGTGAGAGTGAATGCTAGGCACCTGGCCCAGGATGACCAATACAAATTTCAACTTCCTAAAAAGCCCCTCGACGGGAGGTGTGATTGGGCGAGATCCGCAAGAAATAAAACGCCCGCGCCATGCGATATCGCATGACGCGGGCGAGGGTTCTCTCAGGTCATTTCAGACGAGCAATCAGGCGGAGACGCCTTTGCTATCATCGTCGTCATCGCCCTCGTCGCCGCCACAGGCGTGCTCGGCGCTCGACTTATCGTCGTCGTCGCCCTCGTCGCCGCCACAGGCGTGCTCGGCGCTCGACTTATCGTCGTCGTCGTCATCATCGCCGCCGCAGGCGATGAGATCCGCGTTGGGCACGACGCTCTTATTGACACCGGTGTCGACCGTGAGGGAGCTCGGCGTGGACCAGGTAAAGCCGGTGCTCATCGCAAAGACAACGAGCAAGAATAAGGACAGCTTCAATTTCGAGTTCATCTTTCGCTCCAAGGTCGAATATTATTCGATACGCCAGTCGGCTATTTTAGGTGTCGAGGCGCGTTGATTTCGCGCAAATACTGCCGGCAATCATAAAGGGTTCCTTGTCGCGTCGCAAGTTCGCCTGGCCCAGGCCTCGCGCGCACGAAATCACAGCCCGCAATCGCCACTGAAATACACGCCCTATCGCCCGAATTTGCCATTGCGGCCGAAAAGCGCGATTCTAGTCGTTGCTCCGTTTTCTAAACGCCCCGAGCTATGGAGGTGATATGAAGTACTTCAATAAAGGCAGCGAATCAGCAGCCGAGCCGCGCCGACTTCGACATGGGATTATCGCGTCGACGAGTCTGGCGATATTGATGGCCTGCGCACCCTCGCGCGCAGCGACGCCCGATAAACCCCGCGCCGAGGCGCCGCCGAAATCATCGTCCCCCCGGCCCGACGCGCCTCAAACCACTGGCGCATCCACAGCCCAAACGCGCCAACTGGCGCGCCAGGCGTCGCCGGAAGACGCGCTGAGCGTCGACGCGCTTGAAGCCCGGGCAAGAAAGCGAGAAACCGCCGATAAATCATACCCTTATCACAGCCAATCTCGGCGAGTGCGCGGCAAGGCGAAATGCCCAAAGATCGAGGTTATCAGTTATGAGGGCTCGCTTATCCCCTACAATCAGCCGATCGAGATCAACCCACATTTCAAGGATCGCCTGGTTCGCTTTGAGCGATTGGTGATGGAGGTCGCGGTTCGGGTTTATGGGCGCGCACCCGCACAGATCGTCCACTTCGGTGGGCATAGCTGCAAGACGGTGAGTGGGCGCGGAAAGAAGTTCAGCGAGCATGTGTTCGGGCACGCGATTGATATCTCGGGTTTCAAATTCGACGCCGCCGCCGACGCGGACACCGCAAGCGACGCGGCCGTCGATGGCGCGTTTTCGGTGGCGCTCAAAGAGCATTGGGGCGCCACCGACGGCTTCGGCGCCAAGCATGCGCAATTTCTGCGCGAACTCGCCGACGTCCTCAAAAAACGCGGCCCCTTCAGCACCATGCTTGGCCCGGCGTACCCGGGACACGACAGCCTTTTTCATTTCGATTTTGGCCCGCAATTTTTCTTTCGTATTTGAGGCATCCCGCCGGGTCGCAGGGACGGGCGGCGTGCCTCGAAATTCGGGGCAATTCGCGGCGATCGCGCGGTTGAGCCTTTCCCTTGGGCGGGGAGTTTTCTATGCTAGTTGGTGAGCCGAAGCTGCATCCTATTCCTCACACGCATGAGCGCCGAGACATCGATGAGCAATAAGACACAACGCCGCGAGCCACGGATCAATATCTCCCTGCCAGTGACCCTGCAGTTGCCCGATGGGGAGCTGGCCTATGAGATCGCGAACGCCTCGCATCGGGGTATCTTTATCGCGTGTCCTCAGCCGCTGCCGCTGCGAAAGCTCGTGCGATTCTCGACCCAACTAAGCGAGGACGAAGAACCCTTGCAGATGCTCGGTCTGGTGGCCCACACCGTGAACCCGGCCGAAGCGCGTGAGAGCGGCAAGGCCGCGGGGATGGGCGTGCAGCTCTACTCGGTTGGGCGCGATACGCGTGCGCGGTGGCGCACCTTTATCAGTGAAAAATACGAGAATGACCCCAGCGTTCGCGACCTCGCGCGGGCGCAGAATCTGCCGCGCGTGAGCCTGCATTTGCGCGCGATGGAGCAGCTTCAGACCTTCGCCGGGCGAGATTTACAGAGCGGAAATATCTATGTGCGAACCGCAAACCTTCACCCCGTCGACACGGCGGTGATCTGCGCGGTGGTGCATCCGCAGACCGGCCAGATCTTTGATATCGAAGCACACGTCACCGCGGTCAAAGAGGCGCCTCGGCGCGAGCGCGGCATGCGACTTGAGTTTGTGGAGTTTGACGCCCAGGAGCGCGCTCAATTCGAGGCATTTGTGCGCGGCAACGCCGAAGCCTGATCTTTGCCGCTTGAGTTTGCGACCTTCGCTTCCATCCATTTGCCACCCATTTATGGAGCCCCCACGTGACTGCAGACGCGCCTCGTCCCTTTCCTGAATTACCCGAAACGATCGAATCCATTCATATTATCGGCATCTGCGGCACCGCCATGGGAAGTCTGGCGGCGATGCTGGTGGATCGCGGCTTTGAGGTGCGCGGCAGCGACGCGATGGCCTACCCGCCGATGAGCACCTGGTTGGAGTCGCGCGGGATCGACATCATGGTCGGGTACGCGGCCGAGAACCTCAATTGGAACCCGGATCTGGTGGTGGTCGGGAACGTCTCGCGCGCATCCTACGCCGACGCGGTTGAGATGCGCCGGCGCGGCCTGCCGCACCTGAGTCTGCCGGAGGCGCTGGCGCATTTCTTTTTGCGCGGCACCCGCCCGCTGGTGGTCACCGGCACCCACGGAAAGACCACGACCAGCAGCATGTTGGCCTGGATCACCGCCTTCGCCGAGCGCGACCCGAGCTTTATGATCGGCGGCATCACCGGCAACTTCGGCAGCAATTTCCGCCTCGGCGAGGGCGATATTTTCGTG encodes:
- a CDS encoding extensin family protein, whose amino-acid sequence is MKYFNKGSESAAEPRRLRHGIIASTSLAILMACAPSRAATPDKPRAEAPPKSSSPRPDAPQTTGASTAQTRQLARQASPEDALSVDALEARARKRETADKSYPYHSQSRRVRGKAKCPKIEVISYEGSLIPYNQPIEINPHFKDRLVRFERLVMEVAVRVYGRAPAQIVHFGGHSCKTVSGRGKKFSEHVFGHAIDISGFKFDAAADADTASDAAVDGAFSVALKEHWGATDGFGAKHAQFLRELADVLKKRGPFSTMLGPAYPGHDSLFHFDFGPQFFFRI
- the ric gene encoding iron-sulfur cluster repair di-iron protein, which translates into the protein MSRTTPFDPQQTVASLVLDFSECGPVFKKYHIDFCCKGNISIIDAAAEYGIDYDTLIGDLSQAIETREGKRADDPSKLPATALIAHIISTHHKPLRDSLPFIGELSAKVARVHGENDPRLIEMHEVFEALAASFLEHLDEEEQILFPALMSKSPDPDVLAEEFDNMDEDHLAVGAMLEKLRALSSDYSMPDWACTSYRTLFRELEALEGDTFTHVHLENHALMPQFASA
- a CDS encoding acyl-CoA dehydrogenase family protein — translated: MANFYNDNEDLRFYVEKWIDWEPLVRLTEHDFNYEDGFKDSGEAVEFYQEILELLGGFIGDEIDPHIAEMEREGPRYEDGEVFFPAKFDSIFEQIGELGIHGICVPRELGGMNTPLLIYMFQIGMMARADVSISAHHGFHCGIAMVLLVTSIAEGSTEFDPQTGHITSTRFGDEITDIMSGANWGSMDITEPDAGSDMAALRAKAELDEDGVWRVSGSKIFITSGHGKYHIVIARTEFDDEEKTGLKSLSTFLVPAWTEDADGNRVRVATVERIEEKLGHHLSATCEVHFDNAPAYLLGERGDGFRQMLLLMNNARIGIGFESLGLCEAAYRMARDYAAERESMGKTIDRHEMIAEYLDQMSIDIIGIRAMAVEAAYHEELAQKYKIMAAATTDAQESERALKLYKEHQWKARLLTPLLKYQAAEKAVEMSQMAIQILGGVGYTSEYGAEKLLRDAMVMPIYEGTSQIQALMAMKDSMSSIMKNPQAFVKRVAQARWKSVSERDPLARRVAKLESLALGAQQYLVTKTAVDKFKSLSNVPIFDWPQELTKEWDPKHDFAYAMLHAERLSRLLIDLNICELLYAQQLEYPERAGLLERYLERAEPRCRYLHDEITTTGERLIARLHPERAGESASE
- a CDS encoding OsmC family protein, giving the protein MPTRKATAIWKGTIKDGSGTMKTESGAVDGKYSFATRFEDGTGTNPEELLGAASAGCFSMAFSLMLTEKGYNPTKIETVAEVAIKNAGGDISIPTIALNCSAVIPGIEDAEFQQIAENARAHCPVSKALSGVKISLDATLEG
- a CDS encoding deoxycytidylate deaminase; translated protein: MKEKHIRIRIQQCLALSQASNCPRRKFGALLLDPERNVVLMDGYNGGPRGGGELCGGDVCLRDAQDVESGTRMEIGCHHAEMNVICNCAASGVPTRGAWLVVTGEPCMMCAKLIHHAGIRRVLVVGGGYAGANGIQYLKDHDVDVQAIDGPQDPRLNKIT
- a CDS encoding PilZ domain-containing protein, which encodes MSNKTQRREPRINISLPVTLQLPDGELAYEIANASHRGIFIACPQPLPLRKLVRFSTQLSEDEEPLQMLGLVAHTVNPAEARESGKAAGMGVQLYSVGRDTRARWRTFISEKYENDPSVRDLARAQNLPRVSLHLRAMEQLQTFAGRDLQSGNIYVRTANLHPVDTAVICAVVHPQTGQIFDIEAHVTAVKEAPRRERGMRLEFVEFDAQERAQFEAFVRGNAEA
- the nagZ gene encoding beta-N-acetylhexosaminidase, translated to MQDAIKKTTDDPTDAELYALIGQLLLVGFEGADTDPPPAIADALARGDIGGTILFRRNITSVEQVSALNTRIHQLSENAVAAPFVAVDQEGGRVVRLKDPLTPIPPMRAVGDMADLRLTADVSEVIATEIAALGFNLNFAPVLDVDTNPENPIIGDRAFSNDPAIVTRTAGAFLIGHHIAQVIPCGKHFPGHGDTLVDSHIALPVLEHDRARLDAVELQPFRRMASANIPMLMTAHMMVPCLDPEHPSTLSRATIRGLLRDELGYEGVVITDDLEMAAVAAHYEIEEMVELGLRAGIDIFLICRSEDIWQRARKHLFALARNNFDDLIRVQRAAERVLALKESLLGPKRRPWTPYPGWQKLLGCEEHRETMARIEQQASGPSEDPTELDA
- a CDS encoding amphi-Trp domain-containing protein, with the protein product MQRDVEKITNREYFATTLRRIADAVEQGESFRIQVEGHRLTVPADAELSVEHEAEGGLEELELQFKWGDGNS